A region of Reichenbachiella carrageenanivorans DNA encodes the following proteins:
- a CDS encoding aspartate kinase — MKVLKFGGTSVGTPDNLRVVKDILSAGKSEKQVCVVSAFGGVTNLLHECSDLAAAGDESYQELFAKIETRHLDTVKELLPVKNQSGTLSKTKILLNDLEDIMKGIFLIGELSPRSLDRVLGMGEILSSNIIVDFLNAEGLTTDWGNSAAMIKTDSNFNNAIVAFETTNKNIKEFFATSSDLVVCPGFVSSNTDNVPTTLGRGGSDYTAAILAAALDVDTFEIWTDVSGMMTSDPRAVSSAHPIEKLSYQEAMELSHFGAKVIYPPTIQPALDKNIPIKIKNTFRPDDAGTTISADANGSKQFVKGLSSVKNIALLNLSGSGMIGIPKFSFRLFKALSEAKVNVIIITQASSEHSICVGIDGNDVAASRAAIEEEFQFELSLHKAESTRGGRKSGHSSFGRG; from the coding sequence ATGAAAGTGTTGAAATTTGGAGGTACATCCGTAGGTACCCCGGATAATCTGAGAGTGGTAAAGGATATATTATCAGCTGGGAAGAGCGAAAAACAAGTATGTGTAGTTTCTGCCTTCGGGGGCGTGACCAATCTGCTCCATGAGTGCAGTGACTTGGCCGCAGCTGGCGACGAATCATACCAAGAACTGTTTGCTAAAATAGAAACCAGACATCTCGATACCGTAAAGGAATTGCTCCCTGTGAAAAACCAGTCAGGCACTTTGAGCAAAACTAAAATATTGCTCAATGACCTAGAGGATATCATGAAAGGTATCTTTTTGATTGGGGAACTATCGCCAAGATCTTTGGATCGTGTATTAGGCATGGGAGAAATTTTGTCTTCTAATATTATCGTAGATTTTCTCAATGCAGAGGGTTTGACTACCGATTGGGGCAACAGTGCCGCAATGATCAAAACCGATAGCAACTTTAATAATGCCATTGTAGCATTTGAGACGACCAATAAAAATATCAAGGAATTTTTTGCAACTTCTTCTGATCTTGTAGTTTGTCCTGGCTTTGTATCTTCCAACACCGACAACGTACCTACCACGCTAGGTAGAGGAGGGTCTGACTATACAGCAGCTATTCTGGCAGCAGCCTTGGATGTAGATACATTCGAAATATGGACAGACGTGAGTGGTATGATGACATCAGATCCACGAGCAGTATCATCTGCACACCCGATAGAAAAGCTGTCTTATCAAGAAGCCATGGAACTTTCTCACTTTGGAGCCAAGGTGATCTATCCGCCGACTATCCAGCCTGCCTTGGATAAGAATATTCCAATCAAGATTAAAAATACCTTTAGACCAGACGACGCTGGCACGACTATTAGTGCCGATGCTAATGGCTCGAAGCAATTCGTAAAAGGCCTGTCGAGTGTGAAAAATATTGCCTTGCTCAACTTGTCAGGTAGTGGCATGATAGGTATCCCTAAATTTTCTTTTAGGCTGTTTAAAGCACTCTCCGAGGCTAAAGTAAATGTGATCATTATCACACAGGCATCTTCTGAGCATTCGATCTGTGTAGGGATAGACGGCAACGATGTAGCAGCAAGTAGAGCTGCTATCGAAGAAGAATTTCAATTCGAATTGAGTCTACACAAAGCTGAATCCACTAGAGGTGGAAGAAAATCTGGCCATAGTAGCTTTGGTAGGGGATAA
- the ilvA gene encoding threonine ammonia-lyase IlvA, with the protein MGVLEAELRVPTYEGIQAAKLKLNNVVVRTPLVKNLNFSERFDANVSFKREDLQAVRSYKIRGAYNKISSLSEEESKNGIVCASAGNHAQGVAYSCQKLGIRGTIFMPNVTPKQKISQVRMFGKDMVDVVLTGDTFDDSYRESLAFCEKNKATFVHPFDDEKVIEGQGTVALEILEDADGPIDYLFVPIGGGGLASGAITAFKTLSPNTKIIGVEPAGAPAMKESIAAGNNLMLDKIDTFIDGAAVKQVGSKTLEICKDGLDELVLVPEGKVCTMILQLYNQEAIVVEPAGALSLAALDFYKDKIQGKNVVCVVSGSNNDITRTEEIKERSLLYEGIKHYFIIRFPQRAGALREFLTEVLGPGDDIVHFEYSKKNSRENGPALIGLELQNKDSLSELFERLKAKSFVFEYLNEKPDLMQYLV; encoded by the coding sequence ATGGGAGTGTTAGAAGCAGAATTAAGAGTACCCACATACGAAGGCATACAGGCTGCAAAGCTGAAATTGAACAACGTAGTGGTGCGTACACCGCTGGTGAAAAATTTAAATTTTTCGGAGCGGTTCGACGCCAATGTGTCATTCAAAAGAGAAGACCTACAGGCCGTGCGTTCGTACAAAATTCGTGGCGCTTATAATAAAATCTCAAGTCTTAGCGAAGAAGAAAGCAAAAATGGTATCGTATGCGCTAGTGCGGGCAACCATGCTCAAGGAGTAGCCTATTCCTGTCAGAAGCTAGGTATCCGAGGCACTATTTTCATGCCCAATGTAACACCTAAGCAGAAGATCAGTCAGGTCAGAATGTTTGGTAAAGATATGGTCGATGTGGTGCTCACGGGAGATACTTTCGATGACTCGTACCGAGAGTCATTGGCTTTTTGTGAAAAAAATAAAGCCACCTTTGTTCATCCATTCGACGATGAAAAAGTAATAGAAGGACAAGGAACAGTAGCTTTAGAAATATTGGAAGATGCCGATGGGCCAATAGATTATTTGTTTGTGCCAATAGGAGGAGGAGGATTAGCCTCTGGAGCGATCACCGCTTTCAAAACTTTGTCACCCAACACCAAAATCATAGGTGTAGAGCCTGCTGGTGCACCAGCTATGAAAGAGTCTATAGCTGCGGGCAACAACCTGATGCTAGACAAGATCGATACTTTTATCGATGGTGCTGCGGTGAAGCAAGTAGGTAGCAAAACCCTAGAGATATGCAAAGACGGATTGGATGAACTGGTGCTTGTGCCAGAAGGAAAAGTGTGTACAATGATCTTGCAGCTCTACAATCAGGAAGCGATCGTAGTAGAGCCAGCTGGTGCTTTGAGTTTGGCAGCTTTGGATTTTTACAAAGATAAAATCCAAGGCAAGAACGTAGTCTGTGTCGTAAGTGGTAGCAATAACGACATTACTCGGACAGAAGAGATAAAAGAAAGGTCATTGCTATACGAAGGCATCAAACATTATTTTATCATTCGTTTTCCGCAGCGAGCGGGGGCATTGAGAGAATTTTTGACAGAGGTACTTGGGCCTGGCGATGATATTGTTCATTTCGAGTATTCGAAAAAGAACAGCAGAGAAAATGGTCCTGCATTGATTGGTTTAGAACTGCAGAATAAAGACAGTTTGAGTGAGTTGTTCGAACGACTGAAAGCCAAAAGCTTCGTCTTTGAATACCTCAATGAAAAACCAGACTTGATGCAGTATTTGGTATAA
- a CDS encoding pyridoxal phosphate-dependent aminotransferase codes for MRQVLLHEGSSQLDYEIRDIVKKAEALQALGQRIYWENIGDPILKNAVVPAWIKEILTNLVNENSTYGYCHSKGVLETRQYLATKNNKKGGVQITSDDVLFFNGLGDAIGKLYQFLNPYSRVIGPSPAYSTHSALEAAHSNKEPLTYNLDPENNWYPDLDDLRLKVKYNPNIVGILIINPDNPTGMVYPEEYLLKIVEIAKEFNLFIASDEIYTNIIYNDTKTKALAEVLGEVPGIALKGISKDCPWPGSRCGWMEFYNRHVDEEFNKYCATLENAKMVEVCSTTLPQKALPIIQEHPKYQEYLAERRMEIAERSEIISQYLNDLPYVTFNKTNGAFYNTIVFKDGVLNNMQTLKIKDPAVKELAESWVERIGEPDKRFVYYLLAAKGVCVVPLSSFQSELRGFRITLLEENKEVLHETFSKIADAINEFCTSDVEKELVA; via the coding sequence ATGCGCCAAGTACTATTACACGAAGGTTCCAGTCAGCTCGATTATGAAATCAGAGACATAGTCAAGAAAGCCGAAGCACTACAAGCACTCGGCCAGCGGATCTATTGGGAAAACATTGGAGACCCTATATTGAAAAATGCAGTAGTACCCGCATGGATCAAAGAGATATTGACCAACCTAGTCAATGAAAACAGCACCTATGGGTATTGTCATTCCAAAGGGGTGTTAGAAACCAGACAATATCTGGCAACTAAAAACAATAAAAAAGGAGGTGTGCAAATCACCTCTGATGATGTCTTGTTTTTCAACGGACTGGGAGATGCTATCGGCAAACTGTATCAGTTTTTGAATCCCTATTCAAGAGTAATAGGGCCGTCTCCTGCTTATTCTACGCATTCTGCGTTAGAAGCAGCGCATTCCAATAAGGAGCCACTCACATACAATCTCGATCCAGAAAACAACTGGTATCCAGATCTAGACGACTTGCGTCTAAAGGTGAAGTATAATCCGAATATCGTAGGGATATTGATCATTAACCCAGACAACCCTACAGGAATGGTCTACCCAGAAGAGTATTTGCTAAAGATCGTAGAGATAGCAAAAGAATTTAATCTTTTCATCGCGAGCGATGAAATCTATACCAACATCATTTACAACGACACCAAGACCAAAGCATTGGCCGAAGTATTGGGAGAGGTACCAGGTATAGCCCTCAAAGGAATTTCGAAAGATTGCCCATGGCCAGGGAGCAGATGTGGTTGGATGGAGTTTTACAACCGTCATGTAGACGAGGAATTTAACAAGTATTGTGCTACTTTGGAAAATGCCAAAATGGTAGAAGTATGCTCAACTACGCTGCCACAAAAGGCTTTGCCAATCATTCAGGAGCATCCCAAATATCAGGAGTATTTGGCCGAGCGTAGAATGGAAATCGCAGAACGCAGTGAGATCATTTCTCAGTATTTGAATGACCTTCCTTACGTTACTTTTAATAAGACCAACGGAGCGTTTTATAACACCATAGTATTTAAAGATGGCGTGTTGAACAACATGCAAACCTTGAAAATTAAAGACCCTGCGGTCAAAGAACTAGCAGAGTCATGGGTGGAGCGTATAGGAGAGCCAGACAAACGGTTTGTGTATTATTTACTGGCCGCAAAAGGTGTGTGCGTAGTGCCTTTGTCTTCCTTTCAGTCCGAATTGAGAGGATTCAGAATCACTCTATTAGAAGAGAATAAAGAAGTCCTACACGAGACTTTTAGCAAAATAGCTGACGCCATCAACGAATTTTGTACCTCAGACGTGGAAAAAGAATTAGTGGCATAA
- the ilvN gene encoding acetolactate synthase small subunit: MEKQYTMSVLTEDKAGLLNNLTIILTRRKINIDSLNVSTTEVKGISRFTIVVTTSKDKVDNCVKQFRKLIDVLGAFVYEEDEVYYQELALYKVPTSVFLNGNKIETLVRNNGARILVIEADHIIIEKTGHMEDTQDLYRKLEPLGLLEFVRSGRVAISKSKRKTEAYIKELEETRSNELSIKDY, translated from the coding sequence GTGGAAAAGCAATATACAATGTCCGTTTTGACAGAAGACAAAGCGGGATTACTCAATAACCTGACAATTATCCTTACCAGAAGGAAAATAAACATAGACTCTTTAAACGTCTCTACTACTGAAGTCAAAGGCATCAGCCGCTTCACGATTGTAGTCACTACGTCGAAAGATAAGGTGGACAATTGCGTGAAGCAGTTCAGGAAACTGATCGATGTTTTGGGCGCTTTTGTCTACGAAGAAGATGAAGTTTACTATCAAGAGCTTGCTTTGTACAAAGTGCCAACATCTGTATTCCTAAATGGAAACAAGATTGAGACATTGGTGAGAAACAATGGCGCAAGGATTTTGGTTATTGAAGCAGATCATATCATCATAGAGAAGACAGGGCATATGGAAGATACGCAGGATTTGTATCGCAAATTGGAGCCGTTAGGCTTGTTAGAATTTGTGAGATCAGGCAGAGTAGCCATTTCCAAGTCCAAACGTAAAACGGAAGCATACATCAAGGAATTGGAAGAGACCAGATCCAATGAGCTGAGCATAAAAGATTATTAA
- the ilvB gene encoding biosynthetic-type acetolactate synthase large subunit: MNTSTLEVEEKPKTNAQRISGSEAVLRCLLEEGVDTIFGYPGGAIMPIYDELYKYMDKLNHILVRHEQGASHAAQGYARVTGKTGVCFATSGPGATNLITGIADAQIDSTPLVAITGQVASHLLGTDAFQETDVMGISMPVTKWNYQVTKAEEIPYAIARAFYIANSGRPGPVLIDITKDAQFSEFDFEYEKCTKIRSYHPFPVMESASVDAAAQLINEAKKPMLLVGHGVLISKAQSELLALAEKAGIPMASTLLGLSAVPNKHPQYVGMLGMHGNYAPNIKTNECDLLIAVGMRFDDRVTGDLNTYAKQAKVIHIEIDPAEVDKNVKSDVAIVCDAKAALIALEKKVEQNSHDEWLAEFRALDAIEFEKVGEADLHPTSGEVKMAEVIRIISEKTKGEAVIVTDVGQHQMIASRYYKFEDTRCNVTSGGLGTMGFALPAAMGAKLGRLDKQVIAVIGDGGFQMTIQELGTIFQSKIGVKVLILNNNFLGMVRQWQELFFDRRYSFTEMTNPDFQMISKGYGIPCNKVDKRAELETAIEVFLEHDGPYLLEVCVEKEGNVFPMIPTGESVSNIKLEA, translated from the coding sequence ATGAACACATCAACATTAGAAGTAGAAGAAAAACCAAAAACCAATGCGCAACGAATTAGCGGCTCTGAGGCCGTCTTAAGATGTTTGTTGGAAGAGGGTGTGGATACGATTTTTGGCTATCCGGGCGGAGCCATCATGCCGATCTACGATGAGTTGTACAAGTACATGGACAAGCTCAATCACATCTTAGTACGTCACGAACAAGGCGCTTCGCATGCTGCGCAAGGATACGCTCGTGTGACAGGCAAGACAGGTGTCTGCTTTGCTACTTCTGGTCCAGGAGCTACTAATTTGATTACAGGAATCGCTGATGCTCAGATCGATTCGACACCACTCGTGGCAATTACGGGTCAGGTAGCCTCTCATTTGTTAGGTACGGATGCTTTTCAGGAAACTGATGTAATGGGCATATCTATGCCTGTGACTAAATGGAATTATCAGGTGACCAAAGCAGAGGAAATCCCTTATGCGATCGCAAGAGCCTTTTATATAGCTAATTCTGGTAGACCAGGGCCTGTGTTGATAGATATTACTAAAGATGCACAGTTTTCAGAATTCGATTTTGAATACGAAAAGTGTACTAAAATAAGAAGCTATCATCCGTTTCCAGTTATGGAATCAGCAAGTGTGGATGCCGCAGCTCAATTGATCAATGAAGCCAAAAAACCTATGCTATTGGTCGGACATGGAGTACTGATCTCTAAGGCACAAAGTGAATTGCTCGCCTTGGCTGAAAAAGCAGGAATACCAATGGCTTCTACGCTTTTGGGATTGTCTGCTGTACCCAATAAGCACCCACAATATGTAGGAATGCTCGGTATGCATGGTAATTATGCTCCCAATATAAAAACCAACGAATGTGATTTGTTGATTGCTGTTGGTATGCGATTCGATGATCGGGTGACTGGTGATTTGAACACTTATGCCAAACAGGCCAAAGTGATTCACATCGAAATAGACCCTGCCGAAGTAGATAAAAATGTAAAGTCTGACGTGGCCATCGTATGCGATGCCAAGGCGGCGTTGATCGCATTGGAAAAGAAGGTAGAGCAAAACAGTCACGATGAGTGGTTGGCAGAATTTAGAGCCCTTGATGCCATCGAATTCGAAAAAGTGGGAGAGGCAGATCTACACCCTACCTCGGGAGAGGTTAAAATGGCTGAAGTGATTCGTATCATTTCCGAAAAGACCAAAGGGGAGGCTGTAATCGTGACCGACGTAGGACAGCATCAGATGATTGCTAGCCGTTATTACAAATTCGAAGATACACGATGCAACGTGACTTCGGGAGGATTGGGGACGATGGGATTTGCCTTGCCAGCAGCTATGGGAGCCAAACTGGGGCGATTGGACAAGCAAGTGATTGCGGTAATCGGAGACGGAGGATTCCAGATGACTATTCAGGAACTAGGAACCATTTTTCAAAGTAAAATAGGGGTGAAGGTTTTGATTTTGAATAACAACTTCTTGGGTATGGTTCGCCAGTGGCAAGAGTTATTTTTCGATCGTAGATACTCTTTTACAGAAATGACTAACCCAGATTTTCAAATGATATCTAAAGGTTATGGCATTCCTTGTAACAAGGTGGATAAACGTGCCGAACTAGAAACTGCCATTGAGGTGTTTCTAGAGCACGACGGTCCTTATCTATTGGAGGTGTGTGTAGAAAAAGAAGGAAATGTGTTCCCGATGATTCCTACGGGCGAATCCGTGTCTAACATCAAATTGGAAGCTTAA
- the ilvD gene encoding dihydroxy-acid dehydratase, which produces MSLNKYSKTITQDPSQPASQAQLYATGMTEADMSKAQVGIVSTGFEGNPCNMHLNILSHQVKKGVREADLVGLIFHTIGVSDGISNGTTGMKYSLISRDIIADSIETVVNAQFYDAVVPVVGCDKNMPGSIMALGRLNRPGLMVYGGSVRPGKWKGEDLNIVSAFEAYGQKLANNISDEDYAGIIKNSIPGPGACGGMYTANTMSSAIEAMGMSLPSSSSNPAESEDKKLETYRVGQAVRHLLEQDLRPRDIMTKEAFENAIRLIMILGGSTNAVLHLIAMAKSVDVPIGLDDFQRISDSTPFIADLKPSGKYLMEDLHYVGGVPAVMKALLHEGYLHGDCMTVTGKTLAENIEEGPSLKEGQKIIHSFSDPIKPSGHLQILYGNLAPEGAVAKITGKEGEYFEGPARCYDDEFEAIEGIGKDVKKGEVIVIRQSGPKGAPGMPEMLKPTSAVMGAGLGKDVALITDGRFSGGSHGFVVGHVTPESQEGGPLAFVKDGDIISIDAVKNEMNLKISDEEMAARKAAWVQPAYKATKGILKKYIKQVSSASQGCVTDE; this is translated from the coding sequence ATGAGTTTAAATAAATACAGTAAAACGATCACTCAAGACCCTTCTCAGCCGGCATCACAAGCGCAATTGTATGCTACAGGAATGACAGAAGCGGACATGAGTAAAGCGCAAGTAGGGATAGTAAGCACTGGATTCGAAGGTAACCCGTGCAATATGCATCTCAACATTCTATCACATCAAGTGAAAAAGGGTGTTCGCGAAGCTGATCTTGTCGGATTGATATTTCACACGATCGGAGTGAGCGATGGCATTTCCAACGGAACAACAGGCATGAAGTATTCCTTGATCTCAAGAGATATTATTGCAGATTCTATAGAGACAGTGGTCAATGCACAGTTTTATGATGCAGTAGTGCCAGTAGTAGGATGTGATAAAAACATGCCAGGCTCTATCATGGCCTTGGGTAGATTGAACAGACCAGGTTTGATGGTTTATGGAGGGTCAGTAAGACCTGGGAAATGGAAAGGCGAAGATCTTAATATAGTATCGGCTTTTGAGGCTTATGGTCAGAAACTAGCCAATAACATATCTGATGAAGACTATGCTGGGATCATCAAAAACTCGATTCCAGGACCTGGTGCTTGTGGAGGTATGTACACCGCCAATACCATGTCTTCGGCTATCGAAGCTATGGGCATGAGCTTGCCTTCTTCCTCTTCTAACCCTGCTGAGAGCGAGGACAAGAAACTAGAGACTTATAGAGTAGGTCAAGCAGTAAGGCATCTATTGGAGCAGGACTTGCGTCCAAGAGACATCATGACCAAGGAAGCATTCGAAAATGCCATTCGACTGATCATGATCTTGGGAGGCTCTACCAATGCCGTACTTCACTTGATCGCTATGGCGAAATCTGTAGATGTACCTATTGGACTAGATGATTTCCAAAGAATATCTGATAGCACACCGTTTATAGCTGATTTGAAACCGAGTGGAAAATACTTGATGGAAGATCTCCATTACGTAGGTGGAGTACCTGCAGTTATGAAGGCCTTGCTGCACGAAGGTTATTTGCATGGCGACTGTATGACCGTAACAGGTAAAACTTTAGCTGAAAACATCGAAGAAGGACCGTCATTAAAAGAAGGCCAGAAAATTATTCATTCGTTTTCTGATCCAATCAAGCCAAGCGGTCACCTGCAGATTCTGTACGGAAACTTGGCGCCAGAAGGTGCTGTTGCCAAGATTACGGGCAAAGAAGGCGAGTACTTCGAAGGACCTGCCAGATGCTACGACGACGAATTTGAAGCGATTGAAGGCATAGGCAAAGATGTGAAAAAAGGAGAAGTAATCGTCATCAGACAATCAGGCCCTAAAGGAGCGCCTGGTATGCCTGAAATGTTGAAACCAACAAGTGCCGTAATGGGCGCAGGGTTGGGCAAAGACGTAGCCTTGATTACCGATGGAAGATTTTCTGGTGGTTCACACGGTTTTGTAGTAGGGCATGTTACGCCAGAGTCGCAAGAAGGTGGACCATTGGCATTTGTCAAAGATGGTGATATCATCAGTATCGATGCAGTGAAAAATGAAATGAATTTAAAAATTTCTGACGAGGAAATGGCAGCTAGGAAAGCTGCTTGGGTACAGCCCGCATATAAGGCTACTAAAGGAATTTTGAAAAAATATATCAAGCAAGTATCGTCGGCTTCACAAGGTTGTGTAACTGACGAGTAA
- a CDS encoding branched-chain amino acid transaminase encodes MYYNDNSILFLDGQWVKASEAKVDLFSQTMHYGNGVFEGIRSYAGAAGPNIFKAKEHFERLKYSAERMNIKITQSVDELVKVSYELLDRNGLTNAYIRPLVYLGANMKLLSCGEVHVMMAAWDWPPYLGDEALKVMISSFERPNPKSIPVDAKVSGNYTNSIMASNEAKRKGFDEALMLDADGYVAEGSGQNFFFVKDDVIYTPPLGNILPGITRATIIEYAMELGYPVVEKLFKPEEMKGAEVAFFTGTATEVASIASIDDMEFKADWKETVAYDLFLMYRQRVSNAELSDFTLV; translated from the coding sequence ATGTATTACAACGACAACTCGATCCTTTTCCTTGACGGACAATGGGTAAAGGCATCAGAAGCGAAAGTTGACTTGTTTAGCCAGACCATGCATTATGGAAATGGTGTCTTCGAAGGGATACGCTCTTATGCTGGTGCAGCAGGACCCAATATCTTCAAGGCCAAGGAACATTTTGAAAGACTAAAGTATTCTGCCGAAAGAATGAATATTAAAATCACTCAGTCCGTCGATGAGTTAGTCAAAGTCTCTTATGAATTACTAGATAGAAACGGCTTGACCAATGCCTACATCCGCCCGCTGGTATACCTCGGTGCCAATATGAAACTGCTTTCTTGTGGAGAAGTACATGTGATGATGGCTGCTTGGGATTGGCCTCCATACTTGGGTGACGAAGCACTGAAAGTAATGATCTCGTCGTTTGAAAGACCTAATCCGAAATCGATCCCTGTAGATGCCAAAGTAAGTGGCAACTATACCAACTCGATCATGGCTTCCAATGAAGCCAAGCGGAAAGGATTCGACGAAGCATTGATGTTAGACGCTGACGGTTATGTAGCCGAAGGGTCTGGTCAAAACTTTTTCTTTGTAAAAGATGATGTGATCTATACACCACCTTTGGGCAATATCTTACCAGGTATCACTAGAGCTACCATCATCGAATATGCCATGGAGTTGGGGTATCCAGTAGTAGAAAAGCTATTCAAACCCGAAGAAATGAAAGGAGCAGAAGTAGCCTTTTTTACAGGTACAGCTACAGAGGTAGCGAGTATTGCATCGATCGACGACATGGAATTTAAAGCCGATTGGAAAGAAACAGTAGCTTATGACCTGTTTCTCATGTATCGTCAGCGAGTGAGCAATGCCGAACTAAGCGATTTTACATTAGTGTAA
- the leuB gene encoding 3-isopropylmalate dehydrogenase: MNKNIAILSGDGIGPEVTAQAVKVIEAVEEVYGHSFEKTEALIGAIAIDATGEPFPIETEEVCKSSDAILFGAIGHPKYDNDPNAKVRPEQGLLKMRKNLGLFANVRPVASFEALLSLSPLKEERIKGVDFVVFRELTGGIYFGQPRGRSEDGKSAFDSCTYTEAEIQRVAHLAFKSAQNRRKKLTLVDKANVLATSRLWRQVVTEMAPQYPDVELDFMFVDNAAMQIIQYPAHFDVVLTENMFGDIITDEASVISGSLGLLASASMGSGLGLYEPIHGSYPQATGKNIANPIGAILSAAMLLEYSFDLIEESNAIKAAVNQAVQEGFLTEDLNKENAKSTTEVGDKIAELIRANRSVLEA; encoded by the coding sequence ATGAATAAAAATATAGCCATATTATCAGGCGACGGTATAGGACCAGAGGTTACTGCTCAGGCAGTAAAAGTCATAGAAGCAGTAGAAGAAGTTTATGGACATTCGTTCGAAAAGACAGAGGCTTTAATCGGAGCGATCGCTATCGATGCTACAGGTGAGCCATTCCCAATTGAGACAGAAGAAGTTTGTAAGTCTTCTGACGCGATCTTGTTTGGAGCCATTGGACATCCTAAGTATGACAACGACCCCAACGCCAAGGTAAGACCTGAGCAAGGGCTGTTGAAAATGAGAAAAAATCTTGGCTTGTTTGCCAATGTCAGACCAGTGGCTAGCTTCGAAGCTTTGCTTTCTCTTTCTCCTTTAAAAGAAGAAAGAATCAAAGGTGTTGACTTTGTAGTTTTTAGAGAACTGACAGGAGGAATATATTTTGGACAGCCTAGAGGAAGATCAGAAGATGGTAAGTCCGCATTCGATTCGTGTACTTATACTGAGGCAGAGATTCAGCGTGTGGCGCACTTGGCGTTCAAATCTGCGCAAAACAGAAGGAAGAAATTAACCCTAGTAGACAAGGCCAATGTATTGGCTACGTCTCGACTATGGAGACAAGTAGTGACAGAAATGGCACCACAGTATCCTGACGTAGAGCTGGATTTTATGTTTGTAGACAATGCGGCCATGCAGATCATCCAATACCCAGCACATTTCGACGTGGTACTGACTGAGAATATGTTTGGAGACATCATTACTGACGAAGCATCAGTGATATCTGGTTCACTAGGGTTGTTGGCATCTGCGTCTATGGGTAGTGGCTTGGGCCTCTATGAACCTATTCATGGATCATACCCTCAGGCTACAGGCAAAAACATAGCCAATCCTATCGGAGCCATTTTGTCTGCAGCCATGCTATTGGAGTACTCATTCGATTTGATCGAAGAGAGCAACGCCATCAAGGCTGCGGTAAACCAGGCTGTTCAAGAAGGATTTTTGACAGAAGACTTGAATAAAGAAAATGCAAAATCGACTACAGAAGTAGGAGATAAAATAGCGGAGTTGATACGTGCAAATCGCAGTGTATTAGAAGCTTAA
- the leuD gene encoding 3-isopropylmalate dehydratase small subunit — protein MEKFINITSSVYPLPVEDIDTDQIIPARFLKATDRKGFGDNLFRDWRYDKNDQPNPDFVLNNPKYSGTILVAGKNFGCGSSREHAAWAIYDSGLRVVVSSFYADIFKGNALNNGLLPVQVSEGFLQKIFKAVEADPKQEVSVDLVTQTISIVGTDDAESFEITAYKKHCMTNGFDDIDFLISKADEIAAYETKELVF, from the coding sequence ATGGAGAAATTTATAAATATAACATCGAGTGTATATCCACTTCCAGTGGAAGATATAGATACAGACCAGATCATACCAGCGAGGTTTTTGAAAGCTACAGATCGTAAGGGATTTGGCGACAACTTGTTTCGCGATTGGAGGTATGATAAAAACGATCAACCCAACCCAGACTTTGTGTTGAACAACCCAAAATACAGCGGTACCATCTTGGTAGCGGGTAAAAATTTTGGTTGTGGGTCTAGTCGTGAGCATGCTGCTTGGGCGATTTACGATTCAGGATTGAGAGTTGTGGTGTCTAGTTTTTATGCTGATATTTTCAAAGGAAATGCGCTGAACAATGGCCTGCTGCCAGTACAAGTGTCGGAAGGTTTTTTGCAAAAAATATTTAAGGCAGTAGAGGCAGACCCTAAGCAAGAGGTATCGGTTGATTTGGTTACACAAACCATTTCGATTGTAGGAACCGACGATGCTGAGAGTTTTGAGATTACAGCTTATAAGAAGCATTGCATGACCAATGGATTCGACGATATCGACTTCCTAATCAGCAAAGCAGATGAGATAGCAGCATACGAAACCAAGGAATTGGTTTTTTAA